A genomic segment from Halomonas sp. GD1P12 encodes:
- the trpB gene encoding tryptophan synthase subunit beta: MNQPFTPSTALPDGNGMFGRFGGRFVAETLMPLINELRDEYAAAKADPEFQRKLAYFQTDYVGRPSPLYFAERLTEHFGGAKIYLKREELNHTGAHKINNCIGQVLLARQMGKKRIIAETGAGMHGVATATVAARFGLECVIYMGTTDIERQQPNVFRMKLLGAKVVPVTSGTGTLKDAMNEALRDWVTNVDDTFYIIGTVAGPHPYPAMVRDFQAVIGHETRRQMQEKEGRLPDSLVACIGGGSNAMGLFHPFLADESVQMIGVEAGGKGVATGQHAASLNGGTPGVLHGNRTFLLQSEDGQIIDAHSISAGLDYPGIGPEHAWLHEQGRVEYVSATDDEALEAFQICCREEGIIPALETAHALADVAKRAPTLPRDHLMVVNLSGRGDKDMMSVAHHLKDTLGDKF, from the coding sequence ATGAACCAGCCTTTTACTCCTTCGACCGCCTTGCCCGATGGCAACGGTATGTTCGGCCGCTTCGGCGGGCGCTTCGTGGCGGAAACGCTGATGCCGCTGATCAACGAGCTGCGCGATGAATACGCCGCGGCCAAGGCGGACCCCGAGTTTCAGCGCAAGCTCGCCTACTTTCAAACCGACTACGTGGGTCGGCCAAGCCCGCTCTATTTTGCCGAGCGGCTGACCGAGCACTTCGGCGGCGCGAAAATCTACTTGAAGCGCGAAGAGCTCAATCACACCGGCGCGCACAAGATCAACAACTGCATCGGGCAGGTGCTGCTCGCCAGGCAGATGGGCAAGAAGCGCATCATTGCCGAAACCGGCGCGGGCATGCACGGCGTGGCCACGGCCACGGTGGCGGCGCGCTTCGGCCTCGAATGCGTGATCTACATGGGCACCACCGACATCGAGCGCCAGCAGCCCAACGTGTTTCGCATGAAGCTTTTAGGCGCCAAGGTGGTGCCCGTGACGTCGGGCACCGGCACGCTCAAGGACGCCATGAACGAAGCGCTGCGCGACTGGGTGACCAATGTCGACGACACCTTCTACATCATCGGCACCGTGGCCGGCCCCCACCCGTACCCCGCCATGGTGCGCGACTTCCAGGCGGTGATTGGCCATGAAACCCGCCGCCAGATGCAGGAGAAAGAGGGGCGCCTGCCGGATTCGCTCGTCGCCTGCATCGGCGGCGGTTCCAACGCCATGGGGCTTTTCCACCCGTTCCTTGCCGATGAAAGCGTGCAGATGATCGGCGTCGAAGCCGGCGGCAAGGGCGTGGCAACGGGGCAGCACGCGGCGAGCCTGAACGGCGGCACCCCCGGCGTGCTCCACGGCAACCGCACTTTCTTGCTGCAAAGCGAGGATGGCCAGATCATCGACGCTCATTCGATCTCGGCGGGGCTCGACTACCCGGGCATCGGCCCCGAGCACGCCTGGCTTCACGAGCAGGGCCGCGTCGAGTACGTCTCGGCCACCGACGACGAGGCGCTCGAGGCGTTTCAGATCTGCTGTCGCGAAGAGGGCATCATTCCGGCGCTCGAAACCGCCCACGCCCTGGCCGACGTCGCCAAGCGCGCGCCCACGTTACCCCGAGATCACCTGATGGTGGTCAATCTGAGCGGGCGCGGCGACAAGGACATGATGAGCGTTGCTCACCATCTCAAAGACACGCTAGGAGACAAGTTCTAA
- a CDS encoding LysR family transcriptional regulator — MQNSLPPLSALRAFEATARLGSVSGAAGELSVTHGAVSRQLKTLDEHFETALFAKSGRRLVLTPHGETLQRGLGEAFAQLRDSCASLKREVEGAPFTLACPGSLLARWLIPRLEPLRRALPELNLQVVVSDTEQPGGQQSASATLAFLEPPWPVSGEVIELMAEEICAVASPALAARLDANVPASLFEQTLLTTASRPQAWPAWAHGQGLDESALDKALEQSLGFDHLYYLMEAAVAGLGVAIAPRLLVKDDLKSGRLVAPWGSIATPARLCLWLPDERRTGAGEKLAAWLERALKASN; from the coding sequence ATGCAGAATAGCCTGCCCCCGCTGAGCGCGCTGCGTGCTTTTGAGGCCACCGCGCGGCTTGGCAGCGTAAGCGGCGCCGCCGGTGAGCTCAGCGTGACCCACGGTGCGGTCAGCCGCCAGCTCAAGACGCTGGACGAACATTTTGAGACGGCGCTGTTCGCCAAATCCGGCCGGCGCCTGGTGCTGACCCCGCACGGCGAAACGCTGCAGCGCGGCCTTGGCGAGGCCTTCGCACAGCTGCGCGATAGTTGCGCATCGCTCAAGCGTGAGGTAGAGGGCGCACCCTTTACCCTGGCCTGCCCCGGCAGCCTGTTGGCGCGCTGGTTGATTCCTCGGCTCGAACCGCTGCGCCGGGCGCTGCCCGAGCTCAACCTCCAAGTGGTAGTCAGCGACACCGAACAGCCCGGCGGCCAGCAGAGCGCCAGCGCCACCCTTGCGTTTCTGGAGCCGCCCTGGCCCGTTAGCGGCGAAGTAATCGAGCTGATGGCCGAGGAGATCTGCGCGGTGGCAAGCCCGGCACTTGCCGCGCGTCTTGACGCCAATGTACCGGCGTCGCTGTTCGAACAGACGCTTCTGACGACCGCCTCACGCCCGCAGGCGTGGCCGGCCTGGGCCCACGGCCAGGGGCTCGATGAAAGCGCTCTCGACAAGGCGCTGGAACAAAGCCTGGGGTTCGACCACCTCTACTACCTGATGGAGGCCGCCGTGGCGGGGCTCGGGGTCGCGATCGCGCCCCGGCTGCTGGTGAAGGATGATCTGAAAAGCGGGCGGCTGGTCGCGCCCTGGGGAAGTATCGCCACCCCCGCCCGCCTCTGCCTGTGGCTACCCGACGAGCGCCGCACCGGCGCGGGAGAAAAGCTGGCGGCGTGGCTCGAACGGGCGCTTAAAGCATCAAATTAG
- the mmuM gene encoding homocysteine S-methyltransferase, which yields MSQHANPIQTLLRDVPFMVIDGALATELEALGCDLGDSLWSARLLSEAPEKIRQVHQAYFEAGADCAITASYQATIPGFMQAGLTEAKARALITRSVTLACDARDAAWQPDSARPKPLVAASVGPYGAYLADGSEYRGGYDLDRAGLVDFHRERFALLLEAGADLLAAETLPSLDEALAISDLLAEHPGAQAWITFSAKDDAHISDGTPIAECARALAGRPGVAAIGVNCTALAHIAPLIEAIRQSCDLPVLVYPNSGEQYEPATKTWHPAACDHNGAPPNLVQGAAAWLAAGAAGIGGCCRTTPSDIAALAEYRQTLI from the coding sequence ATGAGCCAGCACGCCAACCCCATCCAGACCCTGCTGCGCGACGTTCCTTTCATGGTGATCGACGGGGCGCTGGCCACCGAACTCGAGGCGTTGGGGTGTGATCTGGGCGATAGCCTCTGGTCGGCGCGGCTCTTAAGCGAGGCGCCGGAGAAGATCCGCCAGGTTCACCAGGCTTACTTCGAGGCCGGCGCCGACTGTGCGATCACCGCAAGCTACCAGGCGACCATTCCCGGCTTCATGCAGGCAGGGCTTACCGAGGCAAAGGCCCGCGCGCTGATTACGCGCTCGGTAACGCTGGCGTGTGATGCCCGCGACGCCGCCTGGCAGCCGGACAGCGCGCGCCCGAAACCGCTGGTGGCAGCTTCTGTGGGGCCCTATGGCGCGTACCTGGCCGACGGCAGCGAGTACCGCGGCGGCTATGACCTGGATCGTGCCGGGCTCGTCGATTTTCACCGCGAGCGCTTTGCGCTGCTGCTGGAGGCCGGGGCGGACCTGCTGGCGGCGGAGACGCTGCCGTCGCTTGACGAGGCGCTGGCGATCAGCGACCTGCTCGCCGAGCACCCCGGCGCGCAGGCCTGGATTACCTTCTCGGCAAAGGATGACGCGCACATCAGCGACGGCACGCCGATTGCCGAATGCGCCCGAGCCCTGGCAGGGCGCCCGGGCGTGGCGGCGATCGGCGTGAACTGTACAGCACTCGCCCATATCGCGCCGCTGATCGAGGCCATCAGACAGTCGTGCGATCTGCCGGTGCTGGTCTACCCCAACTCCGGCGAGCAGTACGAACCCGCCACCAAAACCTGGCACCCGGCGGCGTGCGACCACAACGGCGCGCCGCCCAACCTCGTCCAGGGCGCGGCCGCCTGGCTTGCCGCCGGGGCCGCGGGTATCGGCGGGTGCTGTCGCACCACGCCTTCGGATATCGCCGCGCTGGCCGAGTACCGCCAAACGCTAATTTGA
- a CDS encoding amino acid permease, translated as MSDQARHPSRRREEGAHFKRSMQTRHLVMLSLGGVIGTGLFLSSGYTVQQAGPLGAVLAYLVGGIVAWLVMMCLGELAVHMPDSGAFSAHATRYIGPGTGYMVAWMYWLTWTVALGSEFTAAAVFMGRWFPDVPGWYWSGLFAVIVFGVNAFTSRFFAESEFWLSLIKVLAVVAFVLIGAAAIIGFVPLQDETGATVASPGLSALWGEGAMPPSLLTIGMTLLAVMFAFSGTELIGIAAGEAEDPARNVPKAIRATLWRLILFFVGTMVVIAALLPHTEAGLSQSPFVAVFQRIGVPGAADIMNFVIITALLSAANSGLYASARMLWTLSDQGTLPKSLGRLNKRGIPMNALLLSMVGGFGALFSSVYAPESVYLVLVSISGLAVVIVWMAIALSQFNFRRQYLREGGQLEDLVYRTPGYPFVPLIAFGACLAACIGIAFDPQQRIALYFGVPFIVLCYLIHYLHRRQTAKRARTAEETPA; from the coding sequence ATGAGTGATCAGGCACGTCATCCCTCCAGGCGTCGAGAAGAGGGCGCGCACTTCAAGCGCAGCATGCAGACGCGACATCTGGTGATGCTGTCGCTTGGCGGCGTGATCGGCACGGGGCTCTTTCTGAGCTCGGGCTACACCGTGCAGCAGGCGGGCCCGCTGGGTGCGGTGCTGGCGTATCTGGTGGGCGGTATCGTTGCCTGGCTTGTGATGATGTGCCTGGGTGAGCTTGCCGTGCACATGCCGGACTCCGGCGCATTCAGCGCCCACGCCACGCGCTACATCGGCCCCGGCACCGGCTACATGGTCGCCTGGATGTACTGGCTCACCTGGACGGTGGCGCTGGGCTCTGAGTTCACCGCGGCGGCGGTGTTCATGGGCCGCTGGTTTCCCGATGTGCCCGGCTGGTACTGGAGCGGGCTGTTCGCCGTCATCGTGTTTGGTGTCAACGCCTTCACCTCGCGTTTTTTCGCCGAATCCGAGTTCTGGCTCTCGCTGATCAAGGTGCTGGCGGTGGTCGCCTTCGTGTTGATCGGCGCGGCGGCGATCATCGGCTTCGTGCCGCTGCAGGATGAAACCGGCGCTACCGTGGCCTCCCCCGGGCTTTCGGCGCTGTGGGGCGAGGGCGCGATGCCGCCGAGCCTTTTGACCATCGGCATGACGCTTCTGGCGGTGATGTTCGCCTTCTCCGGTACCGAGCTTATTGGCATCGCCGCCGGCGAAGCCGAGGATCCGGCGCGCAACGTCCCTAAAGCGATTCGTGCCACGCTCTGGCGGCTGATTCTGTTCTTCGTCGGTACCATGGTGGTGATCGCCGCGCTCCTGCCTCATACCGAGGCCGGACTCAGCCAGAGCCCGTTCGTCGCGGTCTTCCAGCGCATCGGCGTGCCGGGAGCGGCGGACATCATGAACTTCGTGATCATCACCGCGCTGCTCTCGGCGGCCAACTCCGGTCTCTACGCCTCGGCGCGCATGCTCTGGACGCTCTCGGACCAGGGCACGCTGCCCAAGTCTCTTGGCCGGCTCAACAAGCGCGGCATTCCCATGAACGCGCTGCTCTTGAGCATGGTCGGCGGCTTCGGGGCGCTGTTCTCGAGCGTTTACGCGCCGGAGTCGGTGTATCTGGTGCTGGTGTCCATTTCGGGGCTTGCGGTGGTGATCGTGTGGATGGCGATCGCGCTGAGCCAGTTCAACTTTCGCCGCCAGTACCTGCGGGAAGGCGGCCAGCTCGAGGATCTGGTTTACCGCACGCCGGGCTACCCGTTCGTGCCGCTGATCGCCTTCGGCGCCTGCCTGGCCGCCTGTATCGGCATTGCCTTCGATCCGCAGCAGCGCATCGCGCTCTACTTCGGCGTGCCGTTCATCGTACTCTGCTATCTGATTCACTACCTGCACCGCCGCCAGACGGCCAAACGCGCCCGCACCGCCGAGGAGACCCCCGCATGA
- a CDS encoding methyl-accepting chemotaxis protein yields the protein MGAGVYALASFHPGQCAPGPQEILTPMFFLNRSVKLRLAVSLAACALVLIVVGAISLHSLNKTNNAMSDIYESNVLTLTDLSQVNQALLSNRVKITAEQRDRDPVSALAVQQELADNDALIDAAWADYFPSRVSGEAERAIANTFVTSLAELRAGIDTIMAAMIDNEFDQARQIATTTLREAYPKALTALKQLTDGNSAQAAAANQQSSRDYVWTRNFVIIVMAVAIIISILLAIWLIRGIMTPLGKAQKLANDMAKGNLNNAIDVTCKDEFGDMLSALKTMEIKFSQVVMSVRSNAESVNGAADEIVAGTDDLSSRTQQQAASIEETAASMDEITSTVRQNAENASEADKLVSDVSRQANAGGEIARQAVEAMEMINTSSRRIAGIIGLIDEIAFQTNLLALNASVEAARAGEQGRGFAVVASEVRNLAGRSANAAKDIKTLVEDSIVQVDSGSELVNRAGRSLEDIVGGVQRVSALMAEIATASREQSQGIEQVNTAISQMDSATQQNASLVDESSAAGRSLQRQAASLLKEVSFFRGASSGLKTGALPTPSRPLQSPARIAKPKATQVLGSQHDTEQWTSF from the coding sequence ATGGGCGCTGGTGTTTACGCGTTGGCTTCCTTCCACCCAGGGCAGTGCGCCCCGGGTCCCCAAGAGATTCTTACTCCTATGTTTTTTCTGAATCGAAGCGTCAAGCTGCGGCTTGCCGTGAGTTTGGCGGCGTGTGCGCTGGTTCTGATCGTGGTTGGGGCAATCAGTCTTCATAGCCTCAACAAGACCAACAATGCCATGTCCGATATCTATGAAAGCAATGTGCTCACCCTCACCGACCTGAGCCAGGTCAATCAGGCACTGCTCAGCAACCGGGTGAAGATAACTGCCGAACAGCGCGACCGTGACCCGGTCTCCGCCCTGGCCGTCCAGCAAGAGCTTGCCGACAACGATGCCCTCATCGATGCTGCCTGGGCGGATTACTTCCCGAGCCGTGTCTCTGGAGAGGCTGAGCGCGCCATCGCGAATACGTTCGTTACCTCGCTTGCCGAGCTGCGTGCCGGTATCGACACGATCATGGCGGCGATGATCGATAACGAGTTCGATCAAGCGCGTCAGATTGCCACCACGACGCTGCGTGAAGCCTATCCCAAGGCGCTGACGGCCCTGAAGCAGTTGACCGACGGTAACAGCGCGCAAGCCGCTGCTGCCAATCAGCAATCCTCGCGCGACTACGTTTGGACACGCAACTTCGTCATTATCGTGATGGCGGTGGCCATCATCATCAGTATCCTGCTGGCGATATGGCTGATCCGCGGGATCATGACGCCGCTTGGCAAGGCCCAGAAGCTCGCCAACGACATGGCAAAAGGTAATCTCAATAATGCCATCGACGTGACTTGTAAGGATGAATTTGGCGACATGCTGAGCGCATTGAAGACGATGGAGATAAAGTTCTCGCAGGTGGTAATGTCGGTGCGTAGCAATGCAGAGTCAGTCAATGGCGCTGCGGATGAGATAGTGGCGGGTACCGACGACTTGAGCAGCCGTACCCAGCAGCAGGCGGCGAGCATCGAAGAGACGGCGGCCTCGATGGATGAAATCACTTCCACCGTTCGCCAGAACGCCGAGAACGCCTCCGAGGCCGACAAGCTGGTAAGCGACGTGAGCCGGCAGGCGAATGCCGGCGGCGAGATCGCTCGTCAGGCGGTCGAAGCGATGGAGATGATCAACACCTCGAGCCGCCGAATTGCCGGTATTATCGGGTTGATCGATGAAATTGCTTTTCAGACCAACTTGCTGGCGCTCAATGCCTCGGTCGAAGCCGCCCGTGCCGGTGAGCAAGGGCGGGGGTTCGCGGTCGTGGCCAGCGAGGTGCGTAATCTGGCCGGGCGCAGCGCCAACGCCGCCAAGGATATCAAAACGCTGGTCGAAGACAGTATCGTTCAGGTGGATTCCGGCTCGGAACTGGTCAACCGCGCGGGCCGTTCGCTTGAGGATATCGTGGGCGGCGTGCAGCGCGTTTCGGCCCTGATGGCCGAGATCGCCACGGCCAGCCGAGAGCAGTCTCAGGGTATCGAACAGGTCAATACGGCTATCTCGCAGATGGATAGCGCCACTCAGCAGAACGCCAGCCTGGTGGATGAGTCCAGCGCGGCGGGCCGTTCGCTTCAACGTCAGGCGGCGTCGCTGCTCAAAGAGGTATCGTTTTTCCGGGGCGCGTCGAGCGGCCTGAAAACGGGGGCGCTGCCCACCCCATCACGACCGCTTCAAAGCCCGGCGCGAATCGCCAAGCCCAAGGCGACTCAGGTTCTGGGAAGTCAGCACGATACCGAGCAATGGACTTCATTCTAG
- a CDS encoding LysE family translocator, with amino-acid sequence MDTLTWLTYMGVIFALIIFPGPVALLCTSHGLKFGRKQATTTVLGGVAASLVLMTISSLGLGAVLATSETAFYALKMVGGAYLVYLGIMAWRDTASPPMASPGAAAGPKVSAKKRFRRGFTVGISNPKDLLFFAALFPNFIDVSQPQLEQFVILALTWLVIDFTLMSTYAGLGSSISRWFQSPRRYQRFNRATGGLFMAAGGTLIASNQ; translated from the coding sequence GTGGATACGCTGACGTGGCTGACCTACATGGGCGTCATTTTCGCCCTGATCATCTTCCCGGGACCGGTGGCGCTTTTATGCACCAGCCACGGGCTGAAGTTCGGCCGCAAGCAGGCGACCACCACGGTGCTGGGCGGCGTGGCAGCCTCGCTCGTGCTGATGACGATCTCATCGCTCGGGCTGGGCGCCGTGCTGGCCACCTCCGAAACCGCCTTTTACGCGCTGAAAATGGTCGGTGGGGCGTATCTGGTCTACCTGGGCATCATGGCCTGGCGCGATACGGCCAGCCCGCCGATGGCAAGCCCGGGAGCGGCCGCGGGGCCTAAAGTCTCGGCGAAAAAGCGCTTTCGCCGCGGCTTTACCGTGGGTATCAGCAACCCCAAGGATCTGCTGTTCTTCGCCGCGCTGTTTCCCAACTTCATCGACGTGAGCCAGCCGCAGCTCGAGCAGTTCGTCATCCTTGCGTTGACCTGGCTGGTGATCGATTTCACCCTGATGTCGACCTACGCAGGGCTGGGCTCCAGTATCAGCCGCTGGTTCCAGAGTCCGCGCCGCTACCAGCGGTTCAACCGAGCGACCGGGGGCCTATTCATGGCCGCCGGCGGTACGCTCATTGCCTCGAACCAGTAA
- a CDS encoding zinc-binding dehydrogenase, with translation MKAWYKESLKAPLVCAERPDPICLPGSVIVDVRAVHVPAYLMAMVDSTDIPLPVPLVLGAGGVGVVREKADDVFNVHVGDVVALDCLVESGDTDYPEDVLMGLGEIGGRGLESDVVDAMRTQWRDGTMAQKARLPKEAVTRLPRAEHFDDPGRLAFLTWLGIAGEGVEQSGQTPGDIVAILGATGQMGGAAVLVALAKGASRVIALGRNEAALEKLATLDPRVVPVRLTNDVDQDASAMTAVAGAPHVVIDTMGDADSANPLLAGFAALRDSGTLVMMGGVRMDIPMPYGEILRRRLTIRGSRMYRPETVLSIWRMIEAGLIDLSQVGMVEVGIDDPKAAIETATKTTGLNFVSLRP, from the coding sequence ATGAAAGCCTGGTACAAGGAATCCCTGAAGGCTCCGCTCGTCTGCGCCGAGCGCCCTGACCCGATATGTTTGCCCGGATCCGTCATCGTGGATGTGCGAGCGGTGCATGTGCCTGCCTACCTGATGGCCATGGTCGACAGCACCGACATCCCGCTGCCCGTACCGTTGGTGCTGGGGGCGGGCGGCGTTGGCGTGGTGCGCGAAAAGGCGGATGACGTGTTCAATGTCCATGTGGGCGATGTCGTGGCGCTCGACTGTCTGGTCGAGTCTGGCGATACCGACTACCCGGAAGACGTCCTCATGGGGCTGGGCGAAATAGGTGGGCGCGGCCTGGAATCGGACGTGGTGGATGCCATGCGCACGCAGTGGCGAGACGGCACCATGGCGCAGAAGGCGCGGCTGCCGAAGGAAGCCGTCACACGACTACCCAGAGCGGAGCACTTCGACGACCCGGGGAGGCTCGCGTTTCTGACCTGGCTTGGCATTGCCGGGGAAGGCGTGGAGCAGTCCGGCCAGACGCCTGGCGATATCGTGGCGATTCTGGGCGCCACCGGGCAGATGGGCGGTGCGGCGGTACTGGTCGCGTTGGCCAAAGGCGCCTCACGGGTCATTGCGCTGGGCCGCAACGAAGCCGCGCTCGAAAAGCTGGCCACGCTCGACCCGCGCGTCGTGCCCGTTCGCTTGACCAACGATGTCGATCAGGACGCCTCGGCCATGACGGCGGTGGCGGGCGCCCCGCACGTCGTGATCGACACCATGGGCGACGCCGATAGCGCCAACCCGCTGCTGGCCGGTTTCGCCGCCCTTAGGGACAGCGGTACCCTGGTCATGATGGGCGGCGTGCGCATGGACATTCCGATGCCCTACGGCGAGATTCTGCGCCGCCGGTTGACGATTCGCGGCTCGCGCATGTACCGGCCTGAAACGGTGCTATCGATCTGGCGCATGATCGAGGCCGGCCTGATCGATCTGTCTCAGGTGGGCATGGTCGAGGTCGGCATCGACGACCCGAAAGCCGCCATCGAGACGGCCACGAAGACGACCGGGCTCAACTTCGTATCACTTCGACCCTGA
- the soxR gene encoding redox-sensitive transcriptional activator SoxR, whose protein sequence is MATDLSVGDVAKRSGVRVSTLHFYESKGLIQSWRTGGNQRRYPRSVLRRIAVIRIAQRAGIPLAMTKEHLDSIPSDRQLSAADWQAITATWRQEIDRRVESLMQLRNQMDRCIGCGCLSLADCPLRNPDDHLAEEGPGARLLVSSTD, encoded by the coding sequence ATGGCTACCGACCTTTCGGTGGGAGACGTCGCCAAGCGCAGCGGCGTGCGGGTATCGACGCTCCACTTCTACGAGTCCAAGGGGCTGATTCAGTCCTGGCGTACCGGCGGCAACCAGCGCCGCTATCCGCGCAGCGTGCTGCGCCGCATCGCAGTGATTCGCATCGCTCAGCGCGCCGGTATTCCGCTGGCGATGACCAAGGAGCATCTCGACTCGATTCCTTCCGATCGTCAGCTAAGCGCGGCGGACTGGCAGGCGATCACGGCGACCTGGCGCCAGGAGATCGACCGTCGCGTGGAGAGCCTGATGCAGCTTCGCAATCAGATGGATCGCTGCATCGGCTGCGGCTGCCTGTCGCTTGCCGACTGCCCGCTGCGCAACCCGGACGACCACCTGGCCGAGGAAGGCCCGGGGGCCCGGTTACTGGTTTCGTCGACTGACTAG
- a CDS encoding glycerophosphodiester phosphodiesterase has translation MKRHATLAVRLSFFAVAVTHTAQADTPALSQQLEDLQSFQVIAHRGASGHAPESSMAALELAHAWGADYLELDIQMTSDGELVAFHDDTLERTSNGEGHINDHTLAELKALDAGSWFNEAHPALANPAYEGAHILTLEEVLNRFDEDVRFYLETKSPELNPGVEEGLVRRLEAYDMIETGRVLIQSFDQASLLKIHDLNPDIPLIQLVWYSPAEESEGRLTEWTGVTPGPGEITDEDFQRVADYAVGLGTNYLYDGEPVISQAFVQQAQENGLAVHVYTVNEVDEMQRLIDWGMNGLFTDYPDRLIELTE, from the coding sequence ATGAAACGTCACGCAACGCTTGCCGTACGCTTAAGTTTTTTCGCTGTTGCCGTTACCCACACCGCCCAGGCCGATACCCCGGCACTTTCGCAGCAGCTTGAGGATCTTCAGTCGTTCCAGGTCATCGCCCATCGGGGCGCCAGCGGCCACGCGCCGGAAAGCAGCATGGCAGCACTGGAGCTCGCCCACGCCTGGGGAGCGGACTATCTGGAGCTGGACATTCAGATGACTAGCGATGGCGAGCTGGTCGCCTTTCACGACGACACGCTCGAGCGCACCAGCAACGGTGAGGGCCACATCAACGATCACACGCTGGCCGAGCTGAAGGCGCTGGATGCCGGTAGCTGGTTCAATGAGGCCCACCCGGCGCTGGCCAACCCCGCTTATGAGGGCGCCCATATCCTGACGCTGGAAGAGGTGCTCAATCGCTTCGACGAGGACGTCCGTTTTTATCTGGAAACCAAATCCCCCGAGCTCAATCCGGGCGTGGAAGAGGGGCTGGTGCGCCGGCTGGAAGCCTATGACATGATCGAGACCGGCCGAGTACTGATCCAGTCCTTCGATCAGGCGAGTCTTTTGAAGATTCACGACCTGAACCCGGACATCCCGCTGATTCAGCTGGTGTGGTACTCCCCGGCCGAGGAGAGCGAAGGCCGCTTGACGGAGTGGACAGGCGTCACCCCAGGCCCCGGCGAGATCACCGATGAGGATTTCCAGCGCGTGGCGGATTACGCCGTGGGGCTCGGCACCAACTACCTGTATGACGGCGAGCCGGTCATCAGCCAAGCGTTCGTTCAGCAGGCTCAGGAGAACGGCCTGGCGGTGCACGTCTACACGGTCAACGAGGTCGATGAAATGCAGCGGCTCATCGACTGGGGCATGAACGGCCTGTTCACCGACTACCCGGATCGGCTGATCGAGCTGACCGAGTAA
- a CDS encoding dihydrodipicolinate synthase family protein: MFTGLSAFPLTPMGEQGVRDDEFVGLVKRLAAARVDSIGVLGSTGNYMYLTREQRARVIQLAVENAEGVPVVAGIGALATREVIALAEDAQKAGASGVLLAPVSYQKLTGDEVFDHYQTVCASIDVPLCVYDNPGTTHFSFSDELHGRIAVLPQVASIKIPPVAGNIAEARARIERLRALIPQEVTLGISGDPVAAVGLCAGCQAWYSVLGGLFPERAMAIIRAARSGDRETALTLSSELEPFWALYREHGGSLRVTATVAEVLGVVSRPSLPMPLKTLQGEARRQVEQVIERL, encoded by the coding sequence ATGTTCACCGGCCTCAGCGCCTTCCCCTTGACGCCCATGGGCGAGCAGGGCGTTCGCGATGACGAATTCGTGGGTCTGGTAAAGCGTCTGGCGGCCGCCCGGGTGGATTCCATCGGCGTGCTGGGCTCGACCGGCAACTACATGTATCTGACCCGCGAGCAGCGCGCTCGCGTGATTCAGCTGGCCGTGGAAAACGCCGAAGGCGTGCCGGTGGTGGCCGGTATCGGGGCGCTTGCCACTCGCGAGGTAATCGCGTTGGCCGAGGACGCTCAGAAAGCGGGCGCAAGCGGTGTGCTGCTGGCGCCAGTCTCCTATCAGAAGCTTACCGGTGACGAGGTGTTCGATCACTACCAGACCGTATGCGCCTCGATCGACGTACCGCTTTGCGTCTACGACAACCCGGGCACCACGCATTTCTCCTTCAGCGATGAGCTGCATGGGCGTATCGCCGTACTGCCTCAAGTGGCGTCGATCAAGATACCGCCGGTGGCCGGGAATATCGCAGAGGCCCGGGCGCGCATTGAACGGCTTCGCGCGCTAATTCCGCAAGAGGTCACGCTCGGCATCAGTGGCGATCCGGTCGCGGCGGTCGGGCTATGCGCCGGGTGTCAGGCGTGGTACTCCGTACTCGGCGGGCTCTTTCCAGAGCGGGCGATGGCGATCATTCGCGCCGCTCGGTCCGGCGATCGTGAAACGGCGCTCACGCTTTCAAGCGAGCTCGAACCGTTTTGGGCGCTTTATCGTGAGCACGGTGGAAGTCTTCGCGTCACCGCCACCGTTGCCGAAGTATTGGGGGTCGTGAGCCGCCCGAGCCTTCCGATGCCGCTCAAAACCCTGCAGGGGGAGGCGCGCCGGCAGGTAGAGCAGGTCATCGAGCGGCTCTAA